One genomic segment of Hymenobacter psoromatis includes these proteins:
- a CDS encoding DUF1573 domain-containing protein: MRFASTLVLCLLALAARAQGVLTFETTDHDFGKVPEGTMATHEFKFKNTGNQPVVIANAQASCGCTTPEWTKAPVLPGHSGVIKAVYNSAGRPGVFAKTVTVMSNATEGSKVLSLKGTVLSKEEIRASLTPAQLAATPRLTLEKATYDFGRIEAGQQPVAHLTVRNTGPKDLVLGTLTSSCYCVGFRTVPAAIKPGQRAVLELVYAPRGTGALAEVVTLDSNDPRGDAKLTLKADVVKSLVPTSLVKESGASVPFK; encoded by the coding sequence ATGCGCTTTGCCTCTACCCTTGTGCTGTGCCTGTTGGCGCTGGCCGCCCGCGCCCAGGGCGTGCTCACGTTTGAAACCACTGACCACGACTTTGGTAAGGTGCCCGAGGGCACGATGGCCACTCACGAATTTAAGTTTAAAAATACCGGTAATCAGCCCGTTGTAATTGCCAATGCCCAGGCTAGCTGCGGCTGCACCACCCCGGAGTGGACCAAAGCGCCGGTGCTGCCGGGCCACTCGGGCGTCATCAAGGCGGTGTATAACAGCGCTGGCCGCCCCGGCGTGTTTGCCAAAACCGTGACCGTGATGAGCAACGCCACCGAGGGTAGCAAAGTCCTCAGCCTCAAGGGTACGGTGCTGAGTAAGGAGGAGATTCGGGCCAGCCTCACGCCCGCCCAGCTAGCCGCCACGCCCCGCCTGACGCTGGAAAAAGCCACCTACGATTTCGGCCGCATCGAGGCTGGGCAGCAGCCGGTGGCCCACCTCACCGTGCGCAACACCGGGCCGAAAGACCTGGTTTTGGGCACGCTAACTTCGTCGTGCTACTGCGTGGGTTTCCGCACGGTACCGGCCGCCATCAAGCCCGGCCAGCGCGCCGTGCTGGAGCTGGTGTACGCCCCGCGCGGCACCGGCGCGCTGGCTGAGGTCGTCACCCTGGACTCGAACGACCCACGCGGCGACGCCAAGCTGACCCTCAAGGCCGATGTGGTGAAGAGCCTGGTGCCCACGAGTTTAGTGAAGGAAAGCGGAGCGTCGGTGCCGTTTAAGTAG
- a CDS encoding acyl transferase: MSFRTAFLGPDYRTLIRLKPADFAAAALQLFRYQAAHCPPYAAYLAGLGRDPAAVGGVGDIPFLPIEFFKTQDVRTDPAAWQPQEVFRSSGTTLQQRSRHLVRDPALYRANAAAIFEAAYGPLTDWAFLALLPSYLEQGESSLVAMVADFAQRSGQAQPAFFLRDHAGLLRALAEAKAQPGRRVLLFGVTYALLDLADELGSIPELQDVTLLETGGMKGRRREMIREELHQELHVAFGPAPIHSEYGMTELLSQAYSPGAGLFYCPPQMRVLLRDPADPFSASETRPEGAINVIDLANVDSCAFVETKDLARRHPGGAFEVLGRMDNSDIRGCSQLV, from the coding sequence ATGAGTTTCCGCACTGCTTTTCTAGGGCCCGATTATCGGACTCTTATCCGCCTAAAACCCGCTGACTTTGCCGCCGCCGCGCTGCAACTGTTTCGCTACCAGGCCGCGCACTGCCCGCCCTACGCGGCCTACCTGGCCGGCCTGGGCCGCGACCCGGCCGCCGTGGGGGGGGTAGGGGACATCCCGTTTCTGCCCATCGAGTTTTTCAAAACCCAGGACGTGCGCACCGACCCTGCCGCCTGGCAGCCACAAGAAGTGTTTCGCAGCAGTGGCACCACCTTGCAGCAGCGCAGCCGCCACCTCGTGCGCGACCCCGCCCTGTACCGCGCCAACGCGGCCGCCATTTTCGAGGCCGCCTACGGGCCGCTTACGGACTGGGCGTTTCTGGCCCTGCTACCCTCGTATCTGGAACAAGGTGAGTCGTCCCTGGTGGCCATGGTGGCCGATTTTGCCCAGCGCTCGGGGCAGGCGCAGCCGGCGTTTTTCCTGCGCGACCACGCCGGCCTGCTGCGCGCGCTGGCCGAAGCGAAAGCGCAGCCCGGCCGCCGCGTGCTGCTCTTCGGCGTCACCTACGCCCTGCTCGACCTGGCCGACGAACTCGGCTCTATCCCCGAATTGCAGGACGTAACTCTGCTCGAAACCGGCGGCATGAAGGGCCGCCGCCGCGAAATGATACGCGAGGAGCTGCACCAGGAGCTGCATGTCGCCTTCGGCCCCGCGCCCATCCACTCCGAATACGGCATGACCGAGCTGCTGAGCCAAGCATACTCGCCCGGCGCGGGCCTCTTCTACTGCCCGCCCCAGATGCGCGTGCTGCTGCGCGACCCCGCCGACCCGTTCTCCGCTTCCGAAACCCGCCCCGAAGGTGCCATCAACGTCATCGACTTGGCCAACGTGGACAGCTGCGCCTTTGTCGAAACTAAAGACCTGGCGCGGCGGCATCCCGGCGGCGCGTTTGAGGTGCTGGGAAGGATGGATAATTCGGATATTCGGGGGTGCAGCCAGCTGGTTTGA
- a CDS encoding sigma-54-dependent transcriptional regulator: MPRILIIDDEKAIRHTLKEILEFEDYQVDQAEDGPAGLDLLIQQKYDVVLCDIKMPKMDGLEVLERARTLAPDATFIMVSAHGNIETAVEATKKGAFDFLPKPPDLNRLLVTVRNALERSKLTSETKTLKKKLATTKGSEMIGGSDALGAVRKAIEKVAPTDARVLITGPNGAGKEMVARQLHQLSPRANGPLVEVNCAAIPSELIESELFGHEKGSFTSAIKQRIGKFEQADGGTLFLDEIGDMSLSAQAKVLRALQENKITRVGGEKEITVNVRVLAATNKNLLQEIADKNFREDLYHRLSVILIKVPALNDRREDIPELVQKFLQDIAADYGNKPKKISESALHYLQGLDWRGNIRELRNVVERLVIMSDDTITDADAKAFAGK, translated from the coding sequence ATGCCCCGCATTCTCATCATCGACGACGAAAAGGCTATCCGCCACACCCTCAAGGAAATACTGGAGTTTGAGGACTACCAGGTGGACCAGGCTGAGGATGGGCCAGCGGGGCTCGACCTGCTCATTCAGCAGAAGTACGACGTGGTACTCTGCGATATTAAAATGCCCAAGATGGACGGCCTCGAAGTACTGGAGCGCGCCCGTACCCTGGCCCCCGACGCGACGTTCATCATGGTATCGGCCCACGGCAACATCGAAACCGCCGTGGAAGCCACTAAGAAAGGTGCCTTCGACTTCCTACCCAAGCCGCCCGACCTCAACCGCCTACTCGTAACGGTGCGCAACGCCCTGGAACGCAGTAAATTAACTTCTGAAACCAAAACCCTCAAGAAGAAGCTTGCCACCACCAAAGGCTCCGAGATGATTGGCGGCTCCGACGCGCTCGGGGCGGTGCGCAAGGCCATTGAGAAGGTCGCGCCCACTGATGCGCGGGTGCTCATCACCGGCCCCAACGGCGCGGGCAAGGAAATGGTGGCTCGGCAGCTGCACCAGCTTAGTCCCCGCGCCAACGGCCCGCTGGTGGAAGTTAACTGCGCCGCTATTCCTTCTGAACTAATTGAGAGCGAGTTATTTGGGCACGAAAAAGGCTCGTTTACTTCGGCTATAAAGCAGCGCATTGGCAAGTTTGAGCAGGCCGACGGCGGCACGCTCTTCTTGGACGAAATCGGCGACATGAGCCTCTCGGCCCAGGCCAAAGTGCTGCGCGCTTTGCAGGAAAATAAAATTACGCGGGTAGGCGGCGAAAAGGAGATTACGGTGAACGTGCGGGTGCTGGCCGCCACCAATAAAAATCTGCTTCAGGAAATCGCCGATAAGAATTTCCGCGAAGATTTGTACCACCGCTTGTCGGTGATTCTCATTAAAGTACCGGCCCTCAACGACCGGCGCGAGGACATCCCGGAACTGGTACAAAAATTCTTGCAGGACATCGCTGCCGACTACGGCAACAAGCCCAAGAAAATTTCGGAGAGCGCCCTGCACTACCTCCAGGGCCTCGACTGGCGCGGCAACATCCGCGAGCTGCGCAACGTGGTCGAGCGCCTGGTCATTATGAGCGACGACACCATTACTGACGCGGACGCGAAGGCATTTGCGGGGAAGTAA
- a CDS encoding metallophosphoesterase — MYDLIGDIHGHADELRALLHHLGYRPDAAGVPRHAGGRQVIFLGDYVDRGPKIRETLQLVRGMVAGGAALAILGNHEYNALAFWQKDPAGGYLRPHRPWHIKQHWATIQEFSTPELYREWLDYLAWFQTLPLLLELPGLRAVHACWEPRHVVYLRRELPELRLTPDFMLRASRRGSPEYEAVEVTLKGREVRLPGGLSFADKDGHRRELMRTRWWQNPATAAAYHEYYLEDLPELRGRPVAATKLDPWYYHDEKPVFFGHYWLRGEPVILQPHAVCLDYSVAKGGQLVGYRWDGEQTLQANHLVWVP, encoded by the coding sequence ATGTACGACCTCATCGGCGATATTCACGGCCACGCCGACGAGCTGCGGGCCTTGCTGCACCACCTCGGCTACCGGCCCGACGCGGCCGGTGTGCCGCGCCACGCGGGGGGTAGGCAGGTTATTTTTTTGGGGGATTACGTGGACCGCGGCCCAAAAATCCGGGAAACGCTGCAGCTGGTGCGCGGCATGGTGGCGGGCGGCGCGGCGCTGGCTATTCTGGGCAACCACGAATATAATGCGCTGGCGTTTTGGCAGAAGGACCCGGCCGGTGGCTACCTGCGGCCGCACCGGCCCTGGCACATCAAGCAGCACTGGGCTACCATCCAGGAGTTTAGCACGCCCGAGCTGTACCGCGAGTGGCTCGATTACCTGGCGTGGTTCCAGACCCTACCCCTGCTGCTGGAGCTGCCCGGCCTGCGCGCGGTGCACGCCTGCTGGGAGCCGCGCCACGTGGTGTACCTGCGCCGCGAGCTGCCCGAGCTGCGCCTCACGCCCGACTTTATGCTGCGGGCCAGCCGGCGCGGCAGCCCCGAATACGAAGCGGTGGAAGTCACGCTCAAGGGCCGCGAGGTGCGGCTGCCGGGCGGGCTGTCGTTTGCCGATAAAGACGGCCACCGCCGCGAGCTGATGCGCACGCGCTGGTGGCAAAACCCCGCCACGGCCGCCGCCTACCACGAGTATTACCTCGAAGACCTGCCCGAATTGCGCGGCCGGCCCGTGGCGGCGACCAAGCTCGACCCGTGGTATTACCACGACGAGAAGCCGGTATTTTTTGGCCATTACTGGCTGCGCGGTGAGCCCGTTATTTTGCAGCCCCACGCCGTGTGCCTCGACTACAGTGTGGCTAAGGGCGGCCAGTTGGTAGGCTACCGCTGGGATGGCGAACAAACGCTACAAGCTAACCACTTGGTGTGGGTACCGTAG
- a CDS encoding alpha-ketoacid dehydrogenase subunit alpha/beta encodes MSETLLAPAEVLPATAAPPLSLSQAELLDDYRLGWESRHASLAGRREVFMGKAKFGIFGDGKELPQLAMARVFAKGDFRAGYYRDQTFMVAIGELTWQQYFAQLYAHADAEAEPSTAGRAMNGHFGTRLLDDDGQFRPQTSTKNSSADISPTGGQMPRLVGLAYASKLYRQNPELHQFTDFSVNGNEVAFGTIGNASTSEGVFFEAINAAGVLQIPLLMSVWDDHYGISVPAEYQTTKQSISAILAGFQREGENQEGFEIFVVRGWDYPALVDTYQRAAAVCRAQHVPVLVHVTEVTQPQGHSTSGSHERYKPKSRLTWEEQHDCLTHFREYLLTEGVATADELAQIEKTAAATIKQARTAAWSAFFDPIQQERDEALVVLNKLVAEAGAENQLAELVNSLKTNVTPIRADIVRTLRRALRQVRGGSKRSAGRRAALQLLEQCEAENADRYNSYLFSQSAEAVGNIEEIPVQYAADAPLVDGREVLQACFTANFSRDPRIFAIGEDVGQIGDVNQAFAGLQEKFGELRVTDTGIREATIVGQGIGAALRGLRPITEIQYLDYLLYAIQVLSDDVACLQYRTKGGQKAPLIVRTRGHRLEGIWHSGSPIQLILGAIRGIHLCVPRDMTQAAGFYNTLLRSDEPAIVIECLNGYRLKEKLPANIGDFTLPLGRPEVLREGADLTIVTYGSMCRIVLDAAQQLAEVGISAEVMDVQTLLPFDTDQFIADSLRKTGRVIFADEDLPGGGTAYLMQQVLDGQNAYQLLDSAPRCLAAHAHRPPYGSDGDYFSKPNAEDVFDMAYDIMREAEPAKFPAIY; translated from the coding sequence ATGTCAGAGACGCTGCTCGCCCCGGCCGAAGTTTTGCCCGCTACGGCCGCCCCGCCCTTGTCGCTCTCGCAAGCCGAGCTGCTCGATGACTACCGGCTCGGCTGGGAAAGCCGCCACGCCTCGCTGGCCGGCCGCCGCGAGGTGTTTATGGGCAAGGCCAAATTCGGTATCTTCGGCGATGGCAAAGAGTTGCCGCAGCTGGCGATGGCGCGAGTGTTTGCGAAAGGCGATTTTCGGGCCGGCTACTACCGCGACCAGACCTTCATGGTGGCCATCGGGGAGCTAACCTGGCAGCAGTATTTTGCGCAGCTCTACGCCCACGCCGACGCGGAGGCCGAGCCCAGCACCGCCGGCCGCGCCATGAACGGCCACTTCGGCACTCGCCTGCTGGACGACGATGGCCAGTTCCGGCCCCAGACTTCGACCAAGAATTCCTCAGCCGACATCTCACCCACCGGCGGCCAGATGCCGCGTCTCGTGGGCTTGGCCTACGCTAGCAAGCTCTACCGCCAAAACCCCGAGCTGCACCAGTTTACCGATTTTTCGGTGAATGGCAACGAGGTGGCTTTCGGCACCATCGGCAACGCCAGTACCTCAGAGGGCGTGTTTTTTGAGGCTATAAATGCCGCTGGTGTGTTGCAGATTCCGCTGCTGATGTCGGTCTGGGACGACCACTACGGCATCTCGGTACCGGCTGAATACCAGACGACCAAGCAGAGTATCTCGGCCATTCTGGCCGGCTTCCAGCGCGAGGGAGAGAACCAGGAAGGCTTCGAGATTTTTGTAGTGCGCGGCTGGGACTACCCCGCCCTAGTGGATACTTACCAGCGCGCCGCCGCCGTGTGCCGGGCGCAGCACGTGCCAGTGCTCGTCCACGTCACGGAGGTGACGCAGCCGCAGGGCCACAGCACCAGCGGCTCGCACGAGCGCTACAAGCCCAAAAGCCGCCTCACCTGGGAGGAGCAGCACGATTGCCTGACCCACTTCCGCGAGTACCTGCTCACCGAGGGGGTAGCCACGGCCGACGAGCTGGCTCAAATCGAGAAAACGGCCGCCGCCACCATCAAGCAGGCGCGCACCGCCGCCTGGTCCGCTTTTTTCGACCCCATTCAGCAAGAGCGCGACGAGGCGCTAGTAGTGCTGAACAAGCTGGTGGCCGAAGCCGGCGCGGAAAACCAGCTCGCCGAGCTGGTCAACAGCCTGAAAACCAACGTAACGCCCATTCGGGCCGACATTGTGCGGACGCTGCGCCGGGCCCTGCGCCAGGTGCGCGGCGGTAGCAAGCGCAGTGCCGGCCGCCGCGCCGCGTTGCAGCTGCTGGAGCAGTGCGAAGCCGAAAACGCCGACCGCTACAACTCCTACCTCTTCAGCCAAAGCGCGGAGGCAGTGGGTAATATTGAAGAAATTCCGGTGCAGTACGCCGCCGACGCGCCCCTCGTGGATGGCCGCGAGGTGCTGCAAGCCTGCTTCACGGCCAACTTCAGCCGCGACCCACGCATCTTTGCCATCGGGGAGGACGTGGGCCAGATTGGCGACGTGAACCAGGCCTTCGCGGGCTTGCAGGAGAAATTCGGCGAGCTGCGCGTGACTGATACTGGCATCCGGGAGGCCACCATTGTAGGGCAGGGCATTGGGGCGGCGCTGCGCGGCCTGCGGCCCATTACCGAGATTCAATACCTTGATTATCTGCTCTATGCCATTCAGGTGCTGAGCGACGACGTAGCCTGCTTGCAGTACCGTACCAAGGGCGGGCAGAAGGCCCCGCTCATCGTGCGCACCCGTGGGCACCGCCTGGAGGGCATCTGGCACTCGGGCTCGCCGATTCAGCTCATTCTCGGGGCCATCCGCGGAATCCACCTGTGCGTGCCGCGCGACATGACCCAGGCGGCGGGCTTCTACAACACGCTGCTGCGCAGCGACGAGCCGGCCATCGTCATTGAGTGCCTCAACGGCTACCGCCTCAAGGAAAAGCTGCCCGCCAACATCGGCGACTTCACCCTACCCCTCGGCCGGCCCGAGGTGCTGCGCGAAGGTGCGGACCTGACCATTGTCACCTACGGCTCGATGTGCCGCATCGTGCTGGACGCCGCCCAGCAGCTGGCCGAAGTCGGCATTTCGGCGGAAGTCATGGACGTGCAGACGCTCCTACCCTTCGATACCGACCAGTTCATCGCCGACAGCCTGCGCAAAACCGGCCGCGTTATCTTCGCCGATGAGGACCTGCCCGGCGGGGGCACGGCTTACCTGATGCAACAGGTACTCGATGGCCAGAACGCCTACCAGCTGCTCGATTCCGCGCCGCGCTGCCTTGCCGCCCACGCCCACCGCCCGCCCTACGGCTCCGATGGTGACTACTTCTCCAAGCCCAACGCGGAAGACGTATTCGATATGGCCTACGATATAATGCGCGAAGCCGAGCCGGCTAAGTTTCCGGCTATTTATTGA
- a CDS encoding cupin domain-containing protein, whose product MPAFTTAFHPATDLTWQPAGPGIRRSLLATNQELMLVKSEFEAGALGPLQQHPQSRISYVESGEFTVTVGDETRILRTGDTFYAAPNVPHGVVARQAGALLDTFSPPHEELLPPTR is encoded by the coding sequence ATGCCCGCTTTCACCACCGCTTTTCATCCCGCTACCGACCTTACCTGGCAGCCCGCCGGCCCCGGCATCCGCCGTAGCTTGCTGGCTACTAACCAAGAGCTTATGCTGGTGAAGTCGGAGTTTGAGGCCGGGGCGCTGGGCCCACTGCAACAACACCCGCAGAGCCGGATTTCCTACGTCGAGAGCGGTGAGTTTACGGTGACGGTGGGCGACGAAACGCGCATTCTGCGGACCGGCGACACGTTTTACGCCGCCCCCAACGTGCCGCACGGCGTGGTGGCCCGCCAGGCGGGCGCACTACTCGATACGTTCAGCCCCCCGCACGAAGAATTATTACCCCCAACCCGCTAG
- a CDS encoding Smr/MutS family protein, protein MNVGDRVRLLTGTEEGIITRLLDSELVEVAIDNDFTIPVLRRELVLVAAEEGQAFRRPAPEATRPVTGSKKNKPQGGQLKAPRASGPAPAAPTPAGRPVGGPSAAMPPRPAATPPPPAAKGLYLALVHQAPELLALHLLNNTEAEVVFTYGEERAGKYRALATGQLKAKAASAPLAHLHLKDFEQWPAVVFQLLNFKLNSDAAYDLLTKRQSFKATTFYTSRRPAPVIGKEAYLFQLDERPAPALTPEKLAQAEAALEAATPPPVLDAKQASTLQQALGGDKPAPVPAILAPTPPRPAEALVAPPHEFDLHLEALRAEGAESLSNTAALRLQLDAFEDALSRALATNMHEIIFIHGAGNGTLRKEIHRQLSRNKDIKFFEEAQKEKFGYGATLVRLK, encoded by the coding sequence ATGAATGTAGGAGATAGAGTACGCCTGCTCACGGGCACTGAAGAAGGAATTATTACCCGCCTGCTCGACAGTGAGCTGGTGGAAGTAGCCATCGACAACGACTTCACCATTCCGGTGCTGCGGCGCGAGCTGGTGCTCGTGGCCGCCGAGGAGGGCCAGGCGTTTCGCCGGCCCGCCCCCGAAGCCACCCGCCCCGTTACCGGCAGCAAAAAGAACAAGCCCCAGGGTGGCCAGCTTAAGGCCCCGCGCGCCAGCGGGCCCGCGCCGGCGGCCCCTACCCCCGCCGGCCGGCCGGTCGGCGGCCCCAGCGCCGCCATGCCGCCGCGGCCAGCCGCCACTCCCCCCCCGCCCGCTGCCAAGGGCCTCTACCTGGCGCTGGTGCACCAAGCCCCCGAGCTGCTGGCCCTGCACCTGCTCAATAACACCGAAGCCGAAGTAGTCTTCACCTACGGCGAAGAGCGCGCGGGCAAGTACCGCGCCTTGGCTACCGGCCAGCTGAAGGCCAAGGCCGCCAGCGCCCCGCTGGCCCACCTGCACCTCAAGGACTTCGAGCAGTGGCCCGCCGTAGTGTTTCAGCTATTGAATTTTAAGCTGAACAGCGATGCCGCCTACGACCTGCTCACCAAGCGCCAGTCGTTCAAGGCCACCACGTTTTACACCAGCCGCCGGCCCGCGCCGGTTATTGGCAAGGAGGCCTACCTGTTTCAGCTCGATGAACGCCCCGCGCCGGCCCTCACCCCCGAGAAACTGGCCCAGGCCGAGGCTGCCCTCGAAGCTGCTACCCCCCCGCCGGTGCTCGATGCCAAGCAAGCCAGCACCCTGCAGCAGGCGCTAGGCGGCGACAAGCCCGCGCCCGTGCCAGCCATCCTGGCCCCTACCCCCCCCCGTCCGGCCGAAGCTCTGGTGGCCCCGCCCCACGAGTTCGACCTGCACCTCGAAGCCCTGCGCGCCGAGGGTGCGGAAAGCCTCAGCAACACCGCCGCGCTGCGCCTCCAGCTCGATGCCTTTGAGGATGCGCTGAGCCGCGCCCTGGCCACCAACATGCACGAAATCATCTTCATCCACGGGGCCGGCAACGGCACGCTGCGCAAGGAAATCCACCGCCAGCTGAGCCGCAACAAGGATATTAAATTCTTTGAGGAAGCCCAGAAAGAGAAGTTTGGGTATGGGGCTACGCTGGTGCGGCTGAAGTAG
- a CDS encoding alpha-amylase family glycosyl hydrolase translates to MMKPRLRGQWLLALLLVLGWASAAQAQVTANPTPFTDATPVTLTYDATQGNAALNNFAGDVYIWTGVVTSSATGTGWTYVKSPTFGQADPAAKMTRSTTNPNLYTITFTPRTFYGVPAGTPIYRLGMIFKDAAGATVGRTTSGGDIFVDVAQDAFNLRFASPGGAPPYYFPQNTATNVTVTTNTAATITLFLNDVQVAQQANVTTLTAPVTLTAASGTLKATATSGANTATIQAAVQAYPPVTVAALPAGAKADGITYINGGTSAILTLTAPRKQFVYVVGDFNNWQPTAAGFMQRTTAGSPTSLSDPASAVDAASGRWWVQVDGLTPGTEYAYQFLVDGQLHVADSYCGKILDPGNDAGIPASTYPSLVAAYPTGKATGIVSVLQPGKAAYTWTVTNFQRPARPDMVIYELLVRDFVAAHDYNTLRDTLNYIQRLGANVIELMPINEFDNNESWGYNPSFYFAPDKYYGTQDALKAFIDECHRRGIAVVLDMVLNHSTGNSPMVQLYGDISSGPTADNPWFNTMAPHPYSVYNDLNHESPYTRLFSKNVIQFWLQEYHVDGYRFDLAGGFSQVPKTEANYSDYDQSRINIWKDYYTYQMSVDNTSYPILEHFPNYNADPTKDEGKVLADYGMMLWDNQNYNYTQAAMGYDQGWDLSYGYYGNQGGRGWNEPNAVTYMESHDEERMQFKNITYGNSSGGYTTKDPATGLKRDELAAALFFTQPGPRLVWQFGEVGYDISIDQNGRTGDKPILWNYYQEPNRRHLFDTYRALIALKKQPAFAAPTAYVQNLSGPVKTISLTGADLSVVSYGNFGVVATTATVNFPAAGTWYNYLDGTQLNVTSAAVPLSLQPGQYAVYTSRKLTVPAGTTLATRAPQTAAFDLSLVPNPAAGTTTLTYALPTAATATIAVQNLLGQTIRQLPAARQAAGAQAQALPLLGLAPGVYLVRLQADGQTQTARLLVQ, encoded by the coding sequence ATGATGAAACCTCGACTCCGCGGGCAGTGGCTACTGGCTTTGCTGCTGGTGCTGGGCTGGGCCTCGGCGGCCCAGGCGCAGGTCACGGCCAACCCGACTCCGTTTACTGACGCTACCCCCGTTACCCTCACCTACGACGCCACCCAAGGTAACGCGGCGCTCAACAACTTCGCCGGCGATGTCTACATCTGGACCGGCGTAGTTACGAGTAGCGCCACCGGCACGGGCTGGACTTACGTCAAGAGCCCCACCTTCGGCCAGGCCGACCCGGCGGCCAAGATGACGCGCAGCACCACTAACCCTAATCTCTACACCATCACCTTCACGCCGCGCACCTTCTACGGGGTGCCGGCTGGCACGCCCATCTACCGGCTGGGCATGATTTTCAAGGATGCGGCCGGCGCTACGGTGGGCCGCACTACCAGCGGCGGCGACATTTTTGTGGACGTGGCCCAGGATGCCTTCAACCTGCGCTTTGCCAGCCCCGGCGGCGCGCCACCCTATTACTTTCCGCAGAATACGGCCACCAACGTGACCGTGACCACCAATACGGCGGCCACTATTACGCTGTTTCTTAACGATGTGCAGGTGGCGCAGCAGGCCAACGTGACGACCCTCACGGCCCCGGTGACCCTCACGGCGGCCAGCGGCACGCTCAAGGCCACGGCTACCAGCGGGGCCAATACGGCTACTATTCAGGCGGCGGTGCAGGCCTACCCCCCCGTGACGGTGGCGGCGCTGCCGGCTGGGGCCAAGGCCGATGGCATTACCTATATTAACGGCGGTACGTCGGCCATTCTAACCCTGACGGCCCCGCGCAAGCAGTTTGTGTACGTGGTGGGCGACTTCAATAACTGGCAGCCCACGGCGGCCGGCTTCATGCAACGCACTACGGCCGGCAGTCCCACTTCCCTCAGCGACCCGGCCTCGGCCGTCGACGCGGCCAGCGGGCGCTGGTGGGTGCAGGTAGATGGCCTCACGCCCGGCACCGAATACGCCTACCAGTTTTTGGTAGATGGCCAGTTGCACGTGGCCGACTCGTACTGCGGTAAAATTTTGGACCCTGGTAATGACGCGGGTATTCCGGCCAGCACTTACCCCAGCCTGGTGGCCGCCTACCCCACCGGCAAGGCCACGGGCATCGTGTCGGTGCTGCAGCCCGGTAAGGCCGCTTATACCTGGACGGTCACCAACTTCCAGCGCCCGGCCCGCCCCGACATGGTAATTTATGAGCTACTGGTGCGCGACTTCGTGGCCGCCCACGACTACAACACCCTGCGCGATACGCTCAATTACATCCAGCGCCTGGGCGCGAACGTGATTGAGCTGATGCCGATTAATGAGTTTGACAACAACGAAAGCTGGGGCTACAACCCGAGCTTCTACTTTGCGCCCGACAAGTACTACGGTACTCAAGATGCCCTGAAAGCATTTATTGACGAGTGCCACCGCCGTGGCATCGCCGTGGTGCTGGATATGGTGCTCAACCACTCGACCGGCAACAGCCCGATGGTGCAGCTCTACGGCGATATTTCGAGCGGCCCCACGGCTGATAACCCGTGGTTTAATACGATGGCCCCGCACCCGTACAGCGTCTACAACGACCTCAACCACGAGAGCCCTTACACCCGGCTCTTTAGTAAGAACGTCATCCAGTTCTGGCTCCAGGAATACCACGTGGATGGCTACCGCTTCGACCTGGCCGGCGGCTTCAGCCAAGTACCTAAGACGGAGGCCAATTACAGTGACTACGACCAGAGCCGCATCAACATCTGGAAGGACTACTACACCTACCAGATGAGCGTGGATAATACCTCCTACCCCATTCTGGAGCACTTCCCCAACTACAATGCGGACCCCACCAAGGACGAGGGTAAGGTGCTGGCCGACTACGGCATGATGCTCTGGGACAACCAGAACTACAACTACACTCAGGCCGCGATGGGCTACGACCAGGGCTGGGACCTGAGCTACGGCTACTACGGCAACCAGGGGGGTAGGGGCTGGAACGAGCCCAACGCCGTGACCTATATGGAAAGCCACGATGAGGAGCGGATGCAGTTCAAGAACATCACCTACGGCAACAGCAGCGGCGGCTATACCACCAAGGACCCGGCCACCGGCCTCAAGCGCGATGAGCTGGCGGCGGCGCTCTTCTTCACCCAACCCGGACCGCGCCTGGTGTGGCAGTTTGGCGAGGTGGGCTACGACATCAGCATCGACCAGAACGGGCGCACTGGCGACAAGCCCATTCTCTGGAACTACTACCAGGAGCCCAACCGCCGCCACCTCTTTGATACCTACCGCGCCCTCATTGCCCTGAAAAAGCAGCCGGCTTTTGCCGCGCCCACCGCCTACGTGCAGAACCTGAGCGGCCCCGTAAAAACCATCAGCCTCACCGGGGCCGACCTGAGCGTGGTGTCCTACGGCAACTTCGGCGTGGTGGCGACCACGGCAACGGTTAATTTTCCGGCCGCTGGTACCTGGTACAATTACCTCGACGGCACGCAGCTGAACGTGACCAGCGCGGCCGTGCCCCTGAGCTTGCAGCCCGGCCAATATGCCGTGTACACCAGCCGCAAGCTGACCGTGCCGGCTGGCACCACCCTGGCCACCCGCGCCCCGCAAACGGCCGCCTTCGACCTGAGCCTGGTGCCCAACCCGGCCGCCGGCACCACTACCCTCACCTACGCGCTGCCCACGGCCGCCACCGCCACCATCGCGGTGCAAAACCTGCTGGGCCAGACCATCCGCCAGCTGCCGGCTGCCCGGCAGGCGGCCGGGGCGCAGGCCCAGGCGCTGCCGCTGCTGGGCCTCGCCCCCGGCGTGTACCTGGTGCGCCTGCAAGCCGACGGCCAGACCCAGACCGCCCGTTTACTGGTGCAATAA